The genomic DNA CACTGTTATCAGTACTATACCAATAACATCAAGTTCCCAGAACAAAAAGATGATATTCTTAAAAAATCCTCTTTTGACTGAGTGTGCCCGTTCTTTGAGAGCTTTCCATTCAGGTGTTTTCACTGACTTCATTTTCAGGTAGATAATGAGACAATAAAGTGGAAGGGACgataatggaaaaataaaagccCACATAGCAATATCCCATGTCCAGTTTTTTTCAGGTTTTGCTGCTGTGATGATATTACCTGAAACCCATGGTATTATAATATAGGGCCAGTATGATGAATACTGATAGAAAATCCTCCATTTCAAAGTGGAGAAATCAGACAGTATTAGGGTAAGAATCAAACTGACACCCACGTAGCCGCAATTGTAGAATACTGCCCCTGCTGCATAAATGCTCACGTGTTTACATAAGGAATTGTGATCTAGCTGGTGAGTCATAATGTATTAAGATTATTGgatcttttcttatatCTTTATTATAAAACTAACATACAcatcattttattttcttgatgagATAAACTCTATTCTTATTCGTATTATTTCTTGCTACTACACGCTGATCATTAATCGCTATTTAGTCAAAAGGGGTGGAGTAATAAGACAATAGCACATATAAGAATGGAGTGTATCTCATCAAGAGGATACAATGATATGTATGTTgcttttataataatatataagaatGTCCAATAACCTTACTACATTATGACTAACAAGCTAGATTGCAATGCCTTACCTCAACACATAAGCTTGATAAAACTAAATATGAATTATTTAATCACCATGGGCTCTGTgaataaagaaatgattGGGTTTTACCTCTCTTCTTtgtattttatattttgtttaaaaaaatcatttaCTTTCAGaggcttttttttttagcaAATGattaatttgaaagaaaaatcatcaTAAATGCAGCAGAAagtatcaaattcttgGCAATTTCTCCTGGTTTGCTGTTCTAGATCCATTAGGGTTTCATGATACACCGTTTTCGTAAAGAAGTACGAACATATATTTACTTAGATCATTACACACGGTTTAGCGCTTATGCCAAATGCATATAAATTTTTGCATCAGCGGCCAGTCTATACCAGTCGCTGAGCAGACGttttcttgctctttttATTTCGTGGTTTCTTTTTACGAGGAGGCATTCTCTAGAGACACAGGCAGTTGCTTCCAGCAACTGCCGTACGGCGGTTCTCATACTGTCgaggattttttttggaacgatattgttattataaGGGGGAGTGTACTTTATGAACTGTTGTAGGAGGAGATCGTTGATGTCTGAGATGTGTGTTTTGTTGACTCTTCTTGAGACTATTTGGCCCTGGATAGCGAAGCGTGCGGTTACAAATTGGTCGTCTTGTTCAAGAAGGTAGGCGAGGACATTATCTATCAGTACAAACATCTTAGTAGTGTCTGAGGAGAGGGTTGATTgtttatgtatttttgcgaaatatatatatatattctacacagatatatacatatttgtttttcgggctcattctttcttctttgccaGAGGCTCACCGCTCAAGAGGTCCGCTAATTCTGGAGCgattgttattgttttttcttttcttcttctattcGAAACCcagtttttgatttgaatGCGAGATAAACTGGTATTCTTCATTAGATTCTCTAGGCCCTTGGTATCTAGATATGGGTTCTCGATGTTCTTTGCAAACCAACTTTCTAGTATTCggacattttcttttgtaaaCCGGTGTCCTCTGTAAGGTTTAGTACTTTTGTTTATCATATCTTGAGTTACCACATTAAATACCAACCCATCCGCCgatttatttttctgtGTAAGTTGATAATTACTTCTATCGTTTTCTATGCTGCGCATTTCTTTGAGTAATACAGTAATGGTAGTAGTGAGTTGAGATGTTGTTTGCAACAACTTCTTCTCCTCATCACTAATCTTACGGTTTTTGTTGGCCCTAGATAAGAATCCTAATATATCCCTTaattcaacttcttcttctgttgttACACTCTCTGGTAACTTAGGTAAATTACAGCAAATAGAAAAGAgctttttatttatgtCCAGTATGCTCGATTTAAACTCATCTGTGATTTGCGGATTTAAAAGGTCTTTGATGGGTATCTTATTCATTTGGTTTTGCTTATCTTCctcgtttttttttttttgcctaTTTACATGTTGATTTCAATCTCtcctttatatatatttttaagTTGCAACAATTTACGTTTCAAAGTATAATGGAGGTATGGGTTTTGTTTGGGATGCAATTTATTGCTTCCCAATGTAGAAAAGTACATCATTTGAAACAACTTAAACTCTTTACCATCACTTTCAATGTTCACTTTTTGAGATATTAGTTAGGCATATATAATAACTTAATAGACCTTAGTATCCCAAGATGTTCACTTCTAAGCCTGCTTTCAGaataaataacaaaatCTCCAAATCACATAGAAACCCAGTTGTCTCtaaaaagataaaagaaagacGTATTACTAAACATGTGAAACCAAATTGTTTTAATGTTATTCGACCATTGAAGAAGGACATTCAAATTCCAATACCTTCTTCTCGatttttaaagaagatcCAAATACATAGGATAGCATCTGGAAACCAACATATTCAATGTCGCCAGCTCAATAAGACATCCATAAAATctacaaagaaatatcTGAACTCTTTCATGGCGTTTAGAGCCTACTACTCTCAGTTTGGCTCTGGTGTCAAACAAAATATCTTGTCTTCTTTGCTTTCTGAAGAATGGCACGCGGACAAAACGCAGCACGGAATATGGGACTACTTCGCGCAACAGTATAATTTTATAAACCCTGGTTTTGGTTTTGTAGAGTGGTTGACGAATAATTATGCTGAAGTACGTGGTGACGGATATTGGGAAGATGTGTTTGTACATTTGGCCTTATAGAGTGTGGTCGTGGCGGAGGTTGTTTATCTTTCGAGTACTGAATGTTGTCAGTATAGCTATCCTATTTGAAAATCCCCGTTGCCTTGGTCTTGTTCCCAATGTTTGTTTATATACTCATATTGCTATATGCTTATGTACATGCATCTCTTGTTTAGGcctatatatatgtttacACTATAATATTTCTAAAATAAATGATGAACTACTGAATCATTCTTTTAACTACTTTGTCTTCAATGGTTCTCTCTTATATTCAGTCAGCAGAAAGTTCTATATATTGTGATCACTGAATTTTAATTCACTTCTGTCCACTTTAAATGTTTACTTTTCGTATTTCATGATGTGACTTGTACGGCTGAAAATTATCAGTTATCATTCTTCTTAACCACAATTCATTGCAAAgtatttttcatatatgTTGACGTAAGGTATTGCGATCTAGCTTATTAGTCATAATGTAATAAGATTATTGGAacattcttttatattattataaaagtaACATACATACTATTGTATCCTCTTGATGAGATACAATACATTCTTATATGTTCTATTGTCTTATTACTGCACCCCTTTTGACTAATATCGATTAGTCATCTCGTGACTAATTATAAATTAGCCATACTTCTTTAATTAGCATATTTTAACAATATACCTTTTAACGTTGTATATtataattctttgaataaaaaaattatttattatacCAATAACTAAATGTATGAAAACCCCAATGAAGTATGCTTGGTTCTATTATTCGACATTGAAGCAAatccaacaaaaaattacattcgaaaagataagaaatgaaaatttaacACCCATAAGTCTATAGTATATTGCATTTAAGTAAACCCTTTGTGTTTTAGATTTATACATTAAGTAATTGTTCATTTTAAGGATTctacttctttcttttcatgcGTTTTAATTCAAGCTACAACTTTTGTTAGGATATTTTTACTCCTTCCTTTGACAAATCTTCTGTTTTATCATCTGGGTTGGTTATGAGTAAACAAAAACGAAGCGAAATAGtttctttccaaacttATTTTTCGGTTTTTACATCTCAATCTATTTTGCAAATGGTAGATAAAAAATAGTAGAATGTGGCCAATGGATTCAACAGATGCTACGTTTCTAAAAATTGTATTGATACTAAATCGTTGACGGAAGAACTATGATATATTTTGTATCATTA from Saccharomyces mikatae IFO 1815 strain IFO1815 genome assembly, chromosome: 3 includes the following:
- the HMLALPHA1 gene encoding transcriptional co-activator mating type protein alpha (similar to Saccharomyces cerevisiae HMLALPHA1 (YCL066W); ancestral locus Anc_1.1), giving the protein MFTSKPAFRINNKISKSHRNPVVSKKIKERRITKHVKPNCFNVIRPLKKDIQIPIPSSRFLKKIQIHRIASGNQHIQCRQLNKTSIKSTKKYLNSFMAFRAYYSQFGSGVKQNILSSLLSEEWHADKTQHGIWDYFAQQYNFINPGFGFVEWLTNNYAEVRGDGYWEDVFVHLAL
- the HMLALPHA2 gene encoding homeodomain mating type protein alpha2 (similar to Saccharomyces cerevisiae HMLALPHA2 (YCL067C); ancestral locus Anc_1.2), whose protein sequence is MNKIPIKDLLNPQITDEFKSSILDINKKLFSICCNLPKLPESVTTEEEVELRDILGFLSRANKNRKISDEEKKLLQTTSQLTTTITVLLKEMRSIENDRSNYQLTQKNKSADGLVFNVVTQDMINKSTKPYRGHRFTKENVRILESWFAKNIENPYLDTKGLENLMKNTSLSRIQIKNWVSNRRRKEKTITIAPELADLLSGEPLAKKKE